A region from the Halosolutus gelatinilyticus genome encodes:
- a CDS encoding ferritin-like domain-containing protein, translating into MSIDSTEDLFVSGLKHAYYTEQRLVDALDELERTSSNEELKGGFAEHREETRHHVDRIEQVFEQLDASAEAEEDPVIEGMIEAHEEFMSMDPSPEAIDRFNIAAGQKAEHYEIATYGNLIPMADQIGMDDAADTLEETLREEQDELETLSKMGEEFDYGELTVSE; encoded by the coding sequence ATGAGCATTGATTCAACCGAAGACCTCTTCGTGTCCGGTCTGAAGCACGCGTACTACACCGAACAGCGACTCGTCGACGCCCTCGACGAACTCGAACGAACCTCGTCGAACGAGGAACTCAAGGGCGGCTTCGCCGAACACCGCGAGGAAACCCGACACCACGTCGATCGCATCGAGCAGGTGTTCGAACAGCTCGACGCGAGCGCCGAGGCGGAGGAAGACCCCGTCATCGAGGGGATGATCGAGGCCCACGAGGAGTTCATGAGCATGGACCCTAGCCCGGAGGCCATCGATCGGTTCAACATCGCGGCCGGCCAGAAGGCCGAACACTACGAGATCGCGACCTACGGCAACCTCATCCCGATGGCCGACCAGATCGGGATGGACGACGCCGCCGACACGCTGGAGGAGACGCTCCGGGAGGAACAGGACGAACTCGAGACCCTCTCGAAGATGGGCGAGGAGTTCGACTACGGCGAACTCACGGTTTCG
- a CDS encoding VOC family protein — MLRRLSRLALEVKYLEPARSFYEETLGLPVREERADELVFAAGESEFVLRRPTAVPRGGLHTHFAFSIPDAEYDDWWDRLGEDYDLEEARFGSARSLYLYDPDGNCVELGQQGVDGPGIDGIFEVVLEVEDLDRASSFYEDLGFETVDVGDDRKRVRLQGPMALELWEPHLGIADARGGVHVDLGFATADPPAALDAVRDRVRSIDRERDDEVVVRDPDGHFLTFSA, encoded by the coding sequence ATGCTACGCCGGCTCTCGCGGCTCGCCCTCGAGGTCAAGTACCTCGAGCCGGCGCGATCGTTCTACGAGGAGACGCTGGGACTGCCCGTCCGCGAGGAACGCGCGGATGAACTCGTCTTCGCCGCCGGCGAGAGCGAGTTCGTCCTTCGCCGTCCCACCGCCGTCCCCCGCGGCGGCCTCCACACGCACTTCGCGTTCTCGATCCCCGACGCCGAGTACGACGACTGGTGGGACCGCCTGGGCGAAGACTACGACCTCGAGGAGGCGCGGTTCGGCTCCGCTCGATCGCTGTACCTGTACGACCCCGACGGCAACTGCGTCGAACTCGGCCAGCAGGGTGTCGACGGCCCCGGGATCGACGGCATCTTCGAGGTGGTCCTCGAGGTCGAAGATCTCGATCGCGCGAGCTCGTTCTACGAGGATTTGGGATTCGAGACCGTCGACGTGGGCGACGACAGAAAGCGCGTTCGACTCCAGGGACCGATGGCGCTCGAACTCTGGGAGCCCCACCTCGGAATCGCCGACGCCCGCGGCGGGGTCCACGTCGACCTGGGGTTCGCGACCGCCGATCCGCCGGCGGCGCTCGATGCAGTGCGCGATCGGGTCCGGTCGATCGATCGGGAGCGCGACGACGAAGTCGTCGTTCGTGACCCGGACGGTCACTTCCTCACGTTTTCGGCGTAG
- a CDS encoding ribbon-helix-helix domain-containing protein: MTEYTTVSIPKDLADRVEETIEGTSFQSTSDLVRFLLRSIVIQHQKEGKLTEAEFEEITEQLRGLGYLD, translated from the coding sequence ATGACCGAGTACACGACGGTTTCCATCCCGAAGGATCTCGCCGATCGGGTCGAAGAGACGATCGAAGGCACCAGTTTCCAGAGCACGAGCGACCTCGTCCGGTTTCTGTTGCGTAGCATCGTCATCCAGCACCAGAAGGAGGGGAAGCTTACCGAAGCGGAGTTCGAGGAGATCACCGAACAGCTTCGCGGCCTGGGCTACCTCGATTGA